A part of Podarcis raffonei isolate rPodRaf1 chromosome 12, rPodRaf1.pri, whole genome shotgun sequence genomic DNA contains:
- the PTF1A gene encoding pancreas transcription factor 1 subunit alpha translates to MEAVLLEHFPAGLDSFTSAPYFDDEDFFTDQSSRDPLEGDELLEADVDFLSPQFQACYRAGDDGGACVGAGPGGQPEGAFCCEGAAGSFSSSFSPPSSPSSSSFGAECCGSAASPRAGLKALSAAAAARRRRRVRSEAELQQLRQAANVRERRRMQSINDAFEGLRSHIPTLPYEKRLSKVDTLRLAIGYINFLSELVQSDLPLRGAGTQSPCQPKKVIICHRGTRSPSPSDPDYGLPPLAGHSLSWTDEKQLKEQNIIRTAKVWTPEDPRKLNSKPSLNNIENEPPFDFVA, encoded by the exons ATGGAGGCGGTGTTGCTGGAGCACTTTCCCGCGGGGTTGGACTCTTTTACCTCAGCGCCTTACTTCGACGACGAGGACTTCTTCACCGACCAGTCGTCCCGCGACCCCCTGGAAGGCGACGAGCTGCTGGAGGCCGACGTGGACTTCCTGTCGCCTCAGTTCCAGGCCTGCTACCGCGCCGGCGACGACGGAGGGGCCTGCGTGGGCGCCGGGCCCGGGGGTCAGCCGGAGGGCGCCTTCTGCTGCGAGGGGGCGGCGGGCAGCTTCTCGTCGTCCTTCTCGCCGCCGTCGTCGCCGTCGTCGAGCAGCTTCGGGGCCGAGTGCTGCGGCAGCGCGGCGTCGCCCCGGGCGGGCCTGAAGGCGCTGAGCGCGGCTGCCGCGGCGAGGCGCCGGCGCCGGGTGCGCTCCGAGGCCGAGCTGCAGCAGCTGCGTCAGGCGGCCAACGTGCGCGAGCGGCGGCGGATGCAGTCCATCAACGACGCCTTCGAGGGGCTGCGCTCGCACATCCCCACGCTGCCCTACGAGAAGCGCCTCTCCAAGGTGGACACGCTGCGCCTCGCCATCGGCTACATCAACTTCCTCAGCGAGCTGGTCCAGTCCGACCTGCCCTTGCGCGGCGCCGGCACCCAAAGCCCCTGCCAGCCCAAGAAGGTCATCATCTGCCACCGCGGGACAA GATCACCTTCTCCAAGCGACCCGGATTATGGGCTTCCTCCTTTGGCTGGGCATTCTCTCTCCTGGACTGACGAGAAACAGCTGAAGGAACAAAACATTATTAGGACTGCTAAAGTGTGGACCCCTGAAGACCCTAGGAAATTAAACAGCAAGCCTTCCCTAAACAACATAGAAAATGAACCCCCCTTTGACTTTGTAGCATGA
- the MSRB2 gene encoding methionine-R-sulfoxide reductase B2, mitochondrial, whose product MAAARVLRRLRALQPVVQAPPLFLRASQGAARSGVCHGPRAAHTDTGDKDVGSLTRYDESSVTTDWQKKLTPEQFYVTREKGTELPFSGIHLTNTEPGMYHCICCNAALFSSETKYDSGTGWPSFSEAYGTHGTDESNTNILRRPDNSLGTSSTEVICKQCDAHLGHVFGDGPEPSGQRFCINSVALTFKPSSKQ is encoded by the exons ATGGCTGCCGCTCGAGTCCTCAGGAGACTTCGCGCCCTGCAGCCGGTCGTGCAGGCGCCGCCGCTGTTTCTGCGCGCTTCGCAGGGGGCAGCCCGGAGCGGCGTCTGCCATGGCCCCCGAGCTGCGCACACCGACACCGGCG ATAAAGATGTGGGTTCTTTGACAAGATACGATGAGTCGAGTGTTACCACTGACTGGCAAAAGAAGTTGACTCCTGAGCAGTTTTATGTCACCAGGGAAAAAGGAACTGAACTG CCATTTAGTGGAATCCATCTGACTAACACAGAGCCTGGGATGTACCACTGCATATGCTGCAATGCTGCGCTGTTCAG CTCAGAAACGAAATATGATTCTGGCACAGGGTGGCCATCCTTTTCAGAAGCATATGGGACACATGGCACAGATGAAAGCAATACTAATATCTTGAGACGTCCTGATAATTCACTAGGAACAAGCAGCACGGAAGTCATCTGCAAACAG TGCGATGCCCATCTGGGCCATGTGTTCGGTGATGGTCCCGAGCCATCTGGGCAGAGGTTCTGCATCAACAGTGTTGCATTAACATTTAAACCAAGCTCCAAGCAGTGA